One Aspergillus oryzae RIB40 DNA, chromosome 2 genomic window carries:
- a CDS encoding uncharacterized protein (predicted protein) has protein sequence MPIRCTTSPMDSVSRSLDQPAKIQSPPTLLLLENTGNALRRYTHDDVTYPPVDPSFKSPFLGWELNEVVRFLREYATGTVVDESVFLVADQRTAEDESLLLVQSLRDGESVEFVRVAAEFVNTQAVAMAVATTDVQELRSLIDEGGVFRGGSGRGGNLLPRKGGKAPRKQL, from the exons ATGCCAATTAGATGTACGACAAGCCCCATGGATTCAGTAAGCCGGTCTCTCGATCAACCTGCCA AAATACAATCACCCCCAACGCTCCTCCTGTTAGAAAATACCGGAAACGCGCTGCGCAGATACACACATGACGATGTGACGTACCCTCCCGTTGATCCTTCATTCAAATCACCTTTCCTTGGGTGGGAATTGAATGAGGTAGTTCGGTTTCTGCGTGAGTATGCGACGGGAACTGTTGTGGATGAGTCTGTGTTCCTTGTTGCGGATCAGAGAACCGCGGAGGATGAATCGCTTTTATTAGTGCAGAGTCTTAGGGATGGGGAGTCGGTGGAGTTTGTAAGGGTTGCTGCCGAGTTTGTCAATACTCAAGCGGTGGCTATGGCTGTTGCTACGACTGATGTGCAGGAGTTGCGGAGCTTGATTGATGAGGGTGGCGTGTTTAGAGGTGGGAGTGGTAGAGGTGGGAATCTGTTGCCgagaaagggagggaaggCGCCGAGGAAACAGTTGTAG
- a CDS encoding uncharacterized protein (predicted protein) produces MSNITTEPTKSRRQNKGLACEECRSRKLKCDMSQPQCSTCRNMGVPCITNTARRPRGPRKGHVNVLRSRIGGSYLCEKLPDISANLIVRSTASLERQLYENSEAQPSRRENSTSTRQALEVDQVVKVDLNEIERVSMVHSQGSPDDFFPDTQSIGLPKWPSVIPSLELDSECANPIKQYTHIDVNFMSDRRQHKATGTGLPGDDTAVSASSPSSSAVTPRARRSIKRKDELTCGHRDDLFFDRAYPFAPIVHQQRYYARATHESDAREPLTSLQYAIRTLAASMGTQFQGVLPLLYTHTCCLLDVWEQKMPNEALPIEVVQARLLLVLYEILKSNPSKGWISAGRCFHLVHLVKLDQIDNPNSWQTSNLSWIEVEERRRTFWTAYTLDRYANLVNGLPLAMNDQMAKTAFRHQQAVTTEYLAPAIAKKGDQQLSPYAKSIVMLTILARCLSHRNQCNVERILDPTSQECIVRHRALDTILSHEIQTSLSSAAAGFEPCDPTFLFTNMLAQTAVLVLFTALDSVPEVAEMYQDMYGSYETKASMATERVLSQAQKLSQVGSFKASLVSHEYSSISDKRN; encoded by the exons ATGAGCAACATCACAACAGAACCTACAAAAAGCCGACGGCAAAATAAAGGGCTCGCCTGTGAAGAATGTCGTTCACGTAAACTCAAGTGCGATATGAGCCAGCCGCAATGTAGCACCTGTCGCAACATGGGTGTACCATGCATTACAAATACGGCGCGGCGGCCACGAGGCCCGAGGAAGGGTCATGTCAATGTACTTAGATCGCGAATCGGTGGGTCGTACTTGTGTGAAAAGTTGCCTGATATTTCCGCTAATCTGATCGTGCGAAGTACAGCATCGCTTGAGCGCCAGTTATATGAGAATTCCGAGGCCCAGCCGAGTAGGCGAGAAAACTCAACATCTACCCGACAAGCTTTGGAGGTAGACCAAGTAGTAAAGGTCGATCTTAATGAAATTGAAAGGGTCAGCATGGTACATTCGCAAGGCTCACCAGATGATTTCTTCCCGGACACGCAGTCAATTGGACTGCCTAAATGGCCATCGGTAATCCCTTCATTGGAATTGGATAGCGAATG CGCTAACCCCATCAAGCAATATACCCACATCGATGTCAACTTCATGTCCGATCGACGCCAGCATAAGGCCACTGGAACTGGGCTCCCAGGCGATGACACCGCAGTTTCTGCCAGTTCACCTTCCAGTTCAGCTGTCACCCCTAGAGCGCGCAGATCT ATTAAACGCAAAGATGAACTAACTTGCGGTCACAGGGACGACCTTTTCTTCGACCGCGCCTACCCCTTCGCTCCCATTGTTCATCAGCAGCGGTACTACGCGCGGGCAACCCACGAGTCAGACGCAAGAGAGCCCTTAACATCCTTACAATATGCCATACGAACGCTGGCGGCGTCAATGGGTACCCAGTTCCAGGGTGTCCTACCCCTTTTGTACACTCATACCTGTTGTTTATTGGACGTGTGGGAGCAAAAAATGCCGAACGAGGCTCTTCCCATCGAAGTGGTCCAGGCGCGACTGCTCCTTGTCCTCTACGAGATCCTAAAGAGTAACCCCAGTAAGGGCTGGATTAGCGCTGGTCGCTGCTTTCATCTGGTTCATCTCGTGAAACTTGATCAGATTGACAACCCCAACAGTTGGCAGACATCAAACCTCTCTTGGATTGAGGTCGAGGAGAGACGGAGGACATTCTGGACAGCGTATACGCTCGATCGTTACGCGAACCTCGTAAACGGCCTGCCGTTGGCCATGAACGATCAAATGGCAA AGACTGCATTTCGACATCAACAGGCTGTTACGACCGAATATCTAGCCCCGGCTATAGCGAAAAAGGGCGATCAGCAGCTATCACCCTACGCGAAGTCGATAGTCATGCTCACCATCCTCGCACGTTGCCTCTCTCACAGAAACCAGTGCAACGTAGAGCGTATCCTTGATCCCACATCCCAGGAATGCATCGTACGTCATCGAGCACTTGACACAATATTGAGCCACGAGATCCAGACGTCATTGTCCAGCGCCGCTGCCGGTTTCGAGCCGTGCGACCCCACATTCCTCTTTACCAACATGCTGGCACAAACGGCGGTCTTAGTGCTTTTCACTGCTTTGGACTCGGTGCCCGAAGTCGCAGAAATGTACCAGGACATGTACGGAAGCTACGAGACCAAGGCTTCTATGGCGACGGAAAGGGTCCTCAGCCAGGCACAAAAGCTGTCGCAAGTAGGATCCTTCAAGGCAAGCCTGGTTTCTCACGAGTACTCGAGCATTTCTGATAAAAGAAATTAG